The DNA window CGTGCAGGGTGGGTCGGTCTCGTGGCAGTTGGGACGTTCACGCGGTCTTGCGCTTTGACACTGTGTCCTCGGATGAAGGACGCCATGCGTGTAACATCGCGACGAGACTTTCGCGATCATCATGTGTTGCTGCCGGAGCCCGACGCATCGGAGTCCAGCATAAGCCCCGGCCAGTAAAACCCATCGCTGGTCGGGCGTGCGCCAAAGATGGCTTGTCCGACCCGCACGACGTTGGCGCCTTCCTCAATGGCGACCTCGAAATCACCCGACATGCCCATGGAAAGCTCCGTCAGGTCAGAGTGGATAGAGACGGCACGGTCGCGCAGATCGCGCAGAAAACGGAAGCAAGTCCGCACGCGCTCGGTATCGGCGCTGAAGATCGCCAGCGTCATGAGACCGCGCGGCTTCAGCCGGGGATATTCGGACAGGCGTTGGACAAAGGGAATGAGATCGTCGGGATGTAGGCCGTACTTGCTGGCCTCGCCCGAGGTATTGACCTGCACGAACACGTCGAGGTCACGTCCCTCCGCTTCCAGGCGACGATTCAGTTCATCGGCCAATCGCAAGCTGTCGAGCGCATGGAACTCGGAGGCAAATCGAACCAGATACTTCACCTTGTTCGTCTGGAGGTGGCCGATGATGCTCCAGCGGATCGGCAGATCGCCGAGGATGGCCCGCTTGTCGCGGGCCTCCTGGAGCTTGTTTTCCCCGAAGTCGGCGATCCCGGCGGCGTATGCGAGCCGCAGGACATGGGCCGGAACCGTTTTGGTGACGGGCAGAAGGCGTACATCATCAAGGCTACGCCCGCTCCGATGGCAGGCGGCTGCGATGCGCTCCTGAACTCTTTTCAGGTTTGCGGCAAAGGCAATGGCGGGATCGCTGCTGAAGCGGGCGATCTCTTCCGGCAGAAGCTCAATAGTCGAAGGCGTGTTCATCGCGGCCCCGCCTCCTATCAGTAAGGCAGCGGAAAGCGCGCGACGAGCTGGCGCACGCGCGCGTTGATCCCTTGCCGATCCGCATCGAGCGTCCCGGCGCGGACGGCATGGAGCGTATCGAGAATGAGCGCGGCGATCTCACGATATTCGTCCACCCCGAAGCCGCGAGACGTGCCTGCGGCCGTCCCGACGCGGATGCCGGACGTCACCATGGGCTTTTCCGGATCGTTCGGGATCGCATTCTTGTTGAGCGTGATGCCCACCGACTCCAAAGCCTTCTCAGCGACATTGCCGGTCGCGCCGAAGGGACGCAGATCGACGACGGCCAGATGGCAATCCGTGCCGCCGGAAGTGATCTTCAGACCGCCATCGGAAAGAGCCTGCGCCAGCACACGACAATTCTCGACCACAGCTTGCGTATAAGTCTTGAATGACGGTTGCAGCGCTTCGCCGAATGCCACCGCCTTCGCGGCGATGACATGCATGAGCGGTCCGCCCTGAAGGCCGGGGAACGTCGCGGAATTGATCTTCTTCGCGATCTCGGCATCATTGGTCAGAACGAAGCCGCCGCGAGGCCCGCGCAGCGTCTTATGCGTGGTCGAGGTGACGACATCGGCAAAGGGAACCGGCGACGGATAGACGCCGCCAGCCACGAGCCCCGCAAAATGCGCCATGTCGACGAGCAGGACCGCCCCAACATCATCAGCGATCTGGCGGAAGCGCGCAAAGTCCATGACGCGGGGATAGGCCGAGCCGCCGGCAATCAGGAGCTTGGGCCGGTGTTGGTGCGCAAGCGCGGCCACCTGATCCATGTCGATGCGATGAGTCTCCGGATCGACGCCATAGCTGACAACATTGAACCAGCGGCCGGACATGTTGACCGGAGCACCATGGGTCAGGTGTCCGCCGGCCTTCAAATCCAGACCGAGGATCGTATCACCGGGCGTAAGGAGCGCCAGAAACACCGCCTGATTGGCCTGGCTGCCCGAATGCGGCTGGACGTTGGCGTGAGCGCTGCCGAAAAGCTGGTTCACGCGCGCAATCGCCAAATCCTCGACAACATCCACATTCACGCAGCCGCCATAGTAGCGGCGGTGCGGATAGCCTTCGGCATATTTGTTGGTGAGAACGGAGCCCTGCGCATCGAGAACCGCCTGGCTCACGAAATTCTCCGAGGCGATCAGTTCGATGGACTCGCGCTGGCGAATCTTCTCATTGGCGATCGCAACAGCAACGGCGTCATCGGCGAGCGACAAACCGGCAGCGCTCACGCCTGCGTTTTCGATCTTCTGAACTGCGTGCGGCGCTCGAGATGTGGCCATTGCTGATCTCCTTCAAGATGCTGATCAATTGGTTCTTCTCCGCGCAGGTTTCGCGCGGCAGTGTCCGTCAGCACCTATCATGGGCGTGGTCTGCTGTTCCCTTCCACTTTTGAGAGGTCATTCAGACCATTCAGTCAGGATGATCAATATGCATGTTACTGCGCAGCGTCAGACCACGCCCTGAAGCCATTCCGCCAGCATCTTTTGCCCGGCCTCGCGCAGTTCCGGTCCGACCTGCGCTGCGTGGGTGCGCAGCACGCGCGGGTCGATACCGGCCCCGGCTAACTCGGCTGCATGACCCGTCAGCCATCGCTCGATACCGGCGGTCACATCAACCTCCGGATGGAATTGCAGAGCCAGCACATGGTGGCCAAGCGAAAACCCCTGGGTAGCGCAGAGCGGTGTCGACGCCAGATTCTCCGCCGTGTCGGGAATTTGGAAGGCATCCCCGTGCCAATGCAGGACGGGAATGCCTTCCAGATGCCGAAGCGGCCCAACCCGTCCAGCATCATTCAGTCTGAGTGGACCAAATCCGATTTCCTTGTGCCCCATAGGTCCGACATCGGCGCCGAGCGCCTTGGCGATTTGTTGCGCTCCGAGGCAGATGCCGAGCGTCGGGCGAGCAGCGGCCAGTCTTGTCGCCAGAATGGCGCACTCTTCGGCGAGGTACGGATAGGCCTCGGTTTCATAGACTCCGACAGGACCGCCGAGGACAATCAGCAAATCCGGTTCCAGCGGATCGAGCGTCGCGAAAGGGTCCGCATCGAGATCGTGATAGCGGACAGCGTAGCCGGCGTCCGACAGCACCGCATCGAAGATGCCAAGGTCTTCAAAATGGACGTGCCGGATAGCCACCGCTGTTTTGTGCATGAACCGTTCTCTCTTCCTGCGCGAGCAGCGCCGTGGAGTTGTCGGTTCATAAATACCAAAAGATTGGCTCGCCGTGCCCATCCACTTACTTGCACTGAGCCAGACCAATCACCCAATGTCCGGCAATCCGCAATCTACGGCTTCGTCACCGCCCGAAGCGCGTTCGCCAGCTTCTTGACCGCCACCTCGATTTCGAGAGGTGTGTAGGCGGCAAAGCCCATCAGGAAGCCGGCCTTCGCATCGCCGGCAGCATGCAGCGCCGATAGCCCAAGAAGCTCGATCCCAACCCGTCGCGCCGCGTCGACGGCCGCGCGCTCCGAGAGATCGCCGGTCAACACGCAGGGCATTTGCAGCCCGCCTATGGGAACACGCGGCTCGACAAAATCCGACAGATGCTTGCTGGCGAGACCAGCCAGCACGTCGAGCCGTTCGGCATAGACGCCGCGCATTGTACGAACATGCGCGCCGAAATGTCCGCCTTCCATGAAGCGGGCCAGCGTCAGTTGCGCCATGGGGGCCGTATGGCCGTCCAGCAACGTGCGCGCGACGGTCATCGGCTTCACGAGCTGGGGCGGCAACACGACATAGCCAATCCGCAAGCCCGGAAAGAGCGATTTGGTGAAGGTGCCGATGTAGATGGTCCGGTCGTGTGGATCGAGACCTTGCACACAGGCCGTCGGCTTGCCGGCGTAATGGAACTCGCTGTCATAGTCGTCTTCGATGATCCACGCCTGATGTCGCGCGGCCCATTCGATCAGCGCCAGGCGGCGGTCCAGCGCCAGCGTCACGCCGGTCGGGAACTGGTGGGACGGCGTCAGGAAGACTGCCTTGGCCCGGCCCGGCTCAGCCATGATCTGCTCGATGACGAGCCCCTGCCGGTCGACGCGGATCGGAACGCATTCCAGCCCCGCCGCATCGAACGCTTTGCGTGCACCGTAATAGGCCGGGTCTTCGATGAAGATCCGATCGCCGGGATCGAGCAGCATGTTCGCACAGAGCGACATGGCCTGCTGCGAACTGGTCAGCACAAGTACCCGGTCAGCCGTGGCGCGCGCGCCGCGTTCGAGATTCACATAGTCGGCGATGGCGCGGCGAAGCGGCTCGGTCCCCTGCGGATCGCCGTGAAGCAGAGTCTGGACGCCAACCTCTTTGCGAACCTGCCGCTCCAGACGTTCCCAGAGCTGAAGCGGAAAGGTGCGCGTTTCCGGCACGCCATGGGCGAACGGCCGCGGCGAAAGCATCTCGCGAACGCCGCCGCTGCGAAACATGGCCGCTCCGCGCTTGCTGAGATTGGGAGCCTGGTTGCGCAAGAGCGTGTCCCGCTGGGACAGACGGCGACCGGGCGTGAACTCTGTCATCTCCGCGACGAAGCTGCCGCTTCCGACCCTCCGGTCGATAAAGCCTTCCGCGTGAAGCTGGGCATAAGCCGCTTCGATCGTATCGCGCGAGACCCCCAGCGATTTGGCGAGCGCGCGTGAGGCGGGCAGCGGCTTGCCCGGCCCGAGTGCGCCGTCGACGATCAGTTGGCGGATCGCCCGCTGAATCCGTGCGTGAAGCGGCATCGCCGCATGGGCCGGATGGGCAACCCATGCCTTCACGGATTCGAGTTGGGAGTGCTTGAACAAATGGTCTGAACCTATTGAGGAAAGTGGATGGGCTAATCAGGCCATTTATTGGCTAAATGTCAATGCGCCTTGTTCGCCGCGCGCCCTAACCACAGGAGACTCCTCAGGATTATGTCGTCCCGTTCCTCGCCTTCACCCATCCGCTTCAACGATCTGACCCATCCAATCGTCGCGGGCCTGATCTCCGTCATCGTCAACTATGGCGGCACGTTCATTCTGGTCTTTCAGGCGGCGAAGATCGCAGGGCTAAGCCCGGAACTCACGGCATCCTGGGTCTGGTCGGTTTCTATCGGCGTGGGACTGACGGGACTATTCCTGAGCCTGCGCTATCGCGAACCGATCATCACGGCATGGTCAACGCCGGCAGCGGCGTTTCTGGTCACCGCGCTTGCGACGACGCCCTATGCGGAGGCGGTCGGGGCTTACATGATCTCGGCAGCGGCATTCGTCGCGCTCGGCATGTCCGGCTATTTCGAGAAGGTCATCCGCCTGATTCCGCCGGGTATCGCCTCGGGCTTGCTGGCTGGTATTCTGCTGCAATTCGGCATCGGGGCCTTCGGGGGCGCGAGCGTCGATCCGTTGCTGGTCGGTTTGCTGATCGTCGCCTATGTCGCGTTGAAGCGCTTCTCCGCCCGTTACGCTGTGGTCGGCATTCTGGTTCTCGGGCTCGCCTTCCTGCTGACGCAAGGTCGCGTCGATCTGTCGGGGCTGAAACTGGAATTCGCGGCTCCGGTCTTCACCATGCCGGCGTTCTCGCTGAATGCGCTGCTCTCGGTCGCATTGCCGCTGTTCCTGATTACGCTGACCGGCCAATATATGCCGGGAATGCTGGTCTTGCGGAACGATGGGTTCAAGACCAGCGCCAATCCGATCGTGACCGTGACGGGTCTCGGCTCGCTCATCATGGCCCCGTTCGGCTCCCATGCCTTCAACATCGCGGCCATCACGGCAGCGATCGCCACGGGCAAGGAAGCGCATGAAGACCCGTCAAAGCGATGGATTGCGGGCATCGCGGCAGGCTGCTTCTATGTGCTGGTCGGCGTGTTCGGCGTGACACTGGCCGCCGTCTTCATGGCGTTTCCCGCGACGTTCATCACCACGCTCGCCGGTCTGGCGCTTCTTGGCACCATCGGCGGCAGCCTCGCAGGGGCGATGGCCGACCCGACCTCCCGCGAGGCGGC is part of the Sphingobium amiense genome and encodes:
- a CDS encoding glutamine amidotransferase codes for the protein MHKTAVAIRHVHFEDLGIFDAVLSDAGYAVRYHDLDADPFATLDPLEPDLLIVLGGPVGVYETEAYPYLAEECAILATRLAAARPTLGICLGAQQIAKALGADVGPMGHKEIGFGPLRLNDAGRVGPLRHLEGIPVLHWHGDAFQIPDTAENLASTPLCATQGFSLGHHVLALQFHPEVDVTAGIERWLTGHAAELAGAGIDPRVLRTHAAQVGPELREAGQKMLAEWLQGVV
- the glyA gene encoding serine hydroxymethyltransferase, which gives rise to MATSRAPHAVQKIENAGVSAAGLSLADDAVAVAIANEKIRQRESIELIASENFVSQAVLDAQGSVLTNKYAEGYPHRRYYGGCVNVDVVEDLAIARVNQLFGSAHANVQPHSGSQANQAVFLALLTPGDTILGLDLKAGGHLTHGAPVNMSGRWFNVVSYGVDPETHRIDMDQVAALAHQHRPKLLIAGGSAYPRVMDFARFRQIADDVGAVLLVDMAHFAGLVAGGVYPSPVPFADVVTSTTHKTLRGPRGGFVLTNDAEIAKKINSATFPGLQGGPLMHVIAAKAVAFGEALQPSFKTYTQAVVENCRVLAQALSDGGLKITSGGTDCHLAVVDLRPFGATGNVAEKALESVGITLNKNAIPNDPEKPMVTSGIRVGTAAGTSRGFGVDEYREIAALILDTLHAVRAGTLDADRQGINARVRQLVARFPLPY
- a CDS encoding YggS family pyridoxal phosphate-dependent enzyme, giving the protein MNTPSTIELLPEEIARFSSDPAIAFAANLKRVQERIAAACHRSGRSLDDVRLLPVTKTVPAHVLRLAYAAGIADFGENKLQEARDKRAILGDLPIRWSIIGHLQTNKVKYLVRFASEFHALDSLRLADELNRRLEAEGRDLDVFVQVNTSGEASKYGLHPDDLIPFVQRLSEYPRLKPRGLMTLAIFSADTERVRTCFRFLRDLRDRAVSIHSDLTELSMGMSGDFEVAIEEGANVVRVGQAIFGARPTSDGFYWPGLMLDSDASGSGSNT
- the pdxR gene encoding MocR-like pyridoxine biosynthesis transcription factor PdxR; protein product: MFKHSQLESVKAWVAHPAHAAMPLHARIQRAIRQLIVDGALGPGKPLPASRALAKSLGVSRDTIEAAYAQLHAEGFIDRRVGSGSFVAEMTEFTPGRRLSQRDTLLRNQAPNLSKRGAAMFRSGGVREMLSPRPFAHGVPETRTFPLQLWERLERQVRKEVGVQTLLHGDPQGTEPLRRAIADYVNLERGARATADRVLVLTSSQQAMSLCANMLLDPGDRIFIEDPAYYGARKAFDAAGLECVPIRVDRQGLVIEQIMAEPGRAKAVFLTPSHQFPTGVTLALDRRLALIEWAARHQAWIIEDDYDSEFHYAGKPTACVQGLDPHDRTIYIGTFTKSLFPGLRIGYVVLPPQLVKPMTVARTLLDGHTAPMAQLTLARFMEGGHFGAHVRTMRGVYAERLDVLAGLASKHLSDFVEPRVPIGGLQMPCVLTGDLSERAAVDAARRVGIELLGLSALHAAGDAKAGFLMGFAAYTPLEIEVAVKKLANALRAVTKP
- a CDS encoding benzoate/H(+) symporter BenE family transporter; the encoded protein is MSSRSSPSPIRFNDLTHPIVAGLISVIVNYGGTFILVFQAAKIAGLSPELTASWVWSVSIGVGLTGLFLSLRYREPIITAWSTPAAAFLVTALATTPYAEAVGAYMISAAAFVALGMSGYFEKVIRLIPPGIASGLLAGILLQFGIGAFGGASVDPLLVGLLIVAYVALKRFSARYAVVGILVLGLAFLLTQGRVDLSGLKLEFAAPVFTMPAFSLNALLSVALPLFLITLTGQYMPGMLVLRNDGFKTSANPIVTVTGLGSLIMAPFGSHAFNIAAITAAIATGKEAHEDPSKRWIAGIAAGCFYVLVGVFGVTLAAVFMAFPATFITTLAGLALLGTIGGSLAGAMADPTSREAALITFLASAANIKLLGIGGAFWGLLIGLVAYIVLNGRLPRSARTDLAVSEGAAK